The nucleotide sequence GTCCAGCCTGCACTTAGGTTCAAACACAGGTCTTTTTCTTGCCTCTAGTCAATGTCGTGTAGCAATATGTGCGGGCTGTGGCAGGATGCCGATGCATGCTCATCCATTTTTTCATGCCCGTTTTTCAAATGCAGCATTTCCCTTGCTTTGCTTGAGCCTACATCGGCAAAAAATGAGCGGTATATTTCATTTACTTTTGGGTTCTGGATTGAGTTGCCTGCAAACAAGTCTGCCTGCTGCCTTAGTGCAAGCGCCCTAAGCCGAATTTTCTCAAGATTGCTTGGCTGTGGCTGCCCACCACCACCTGCGCATCCCCCCGCACAAGCCATGACTTCAACAAAATGGTATGTCTTTCCAGCTTTCATCTCATCAATTATCTTATTGGCATTTTGAAGGCCCCATACGCATGCAATATTTAGCTTGTGCCCGCCCACTGTTACCTGCGCTGTTTTAATCGCCTCATCGCCTCTAAATTTTTTGAATTCAACAGGCTGGCCTAAAAGCCTGCCGAGGTTTTGCACTGCAGCTTCAGTCACCCCTCCGCTTGCACCAAACACAAGCCCCTCTCCAGAGCCTCTGCCCTCGACTGTGTCAAACTCGGATTCGCCTGCAGAAACCAAATCAAGCCCCCTTTCCTTAATCACCTTTGCAATCTCGCGTGTTGTGAAAACGTAGTCTACGTACTTTTTTCCATTTGCCATTTCAAAGTGCGTTTCCTGTTCCTTGAGGACGCAGGGCATTATGGAAACAACCAGCGGCTCACTTGCCATCCCAAGCTTTTTTGCAAAGTACTCTTTTATAACAGCCCCCAACGCCATTTCAGGCGACACGAGGGTGCAAATATTTTTTTCAAGTTCCGGGTGGGTGTTTTTTGCATAAATCATCCAGCCAATGCAACAGGATGTGAAAAGCGGGAACGGGCCCCCATTTTCAATGGCTTTTTTCAGCTCGTTTGCCTCTTCAATTGCTATAATATCGGCGCCAAGAGGCGTGTCAAACACGTGCTTTGCCCCAAGCTTTCGCAGAACCCAAATCAGCTTTTTTGTGATGTCTGTACCAAGCGGCATGCCAAACTCTTCGCCAAGTGCAATTCGCACCGATGGGGCTATCTGGAAGCAAAGCTCCCTTGTCACTCCAAGTCCCTCAACCGCCTTGAATTTTTCTACTGGGTCGCCTGCCATAAATTTATTTCCCTCAACCGTATTTAATAATTGGCATTGATATTAACTAAACAGGACAATCCAGGTGTTATGTGCATGGAAACAGATGCAGAACTTGAAGAAATAAGAAGGAAAAAATTCGAATCCACACTTGCTCAAAGTGACAAGGGTGCAGTGCAGGCAAAAAAACAATTCGGCTTGAAAGTGAAAATCTACTCTACGCCAACCTGTCCCTACTGCGTGCAGGCTAAAAGATACTTCGACTTGCAGGGAATCGCTTATGTAGAAGTCAATGTGGCATCTGATCAGAAAGCCGCATACGAAATGGCACAAATAGAAATCAACGGCCGCACTATTGTGGGTTTTGACCGCCCTGCATTGGATGCCATCATCGCAAGCTTCCAGATGATGGGTTTCTAGGAGACGGCATTTTCTACTTCTTTTCCATCCTGTTCCAAATCATTGCAAACACCGCGTCGACAACTGCACCTATCACAAATGCAAGCACAGTGCCTACTGCAAGCGTGCCTGCGCCAAATGGCACATAAGCATATTCAACAACCATCCCATACAAATCACCAAATTTTTTTCCGAATCCGCCGTCCACTAGACAAACCATCAACCAGACAATTTCCTAAAGCTTAATCCACTTTAGGGTCAGTGCGTTTGTCACTACCGAAACACTCGAGAGAGCCATTGCCCCACCTGCCATAATGGGCGAGAGCAGCCATCCTGTTGTTGTGTACAATACTCCTGCCGCAATCGGTATGCCAAGCACATTATACACAAGCGCCCAGAACATGTTCTGCCTAATCTTGTTCATTGTGGCCCTGCCAAGCCGTATCGAACGAGGCACGTCCATAGGGTCGGAGCGCATCAGCACAACGCTTCCCGATTCCATCGCCACATCTGTTCCAGAGCCCATCGCAATGCCTATGTTGGCAGCCGCAAGTGCCGGAGCGTCATTCACGCCATCACCGACCATTGCAACAGTCTTGCCTTGCTCCTGCAGTTTTTTCACATACTGCGCCTTTTCCTCAGGCAATACGCGTGCAAAACAGGTTGCAATGCCAGCTTTTTTGGCTATTGCATTTGCAGTCCTCTCATTATCCCCGGTAATAAGAAAACTCTCTATTCCAAGCTTGGAAAGTTCGCCAACCGCCTGCACTGAAGTTGCCTTGACTTGGTCGGCAACTGCAACTATCCCTATAATCTGCTTGCCCAATCCTACAAACATGGCAGTCTTTCCCTGCTCTTCAAGTGCTTGCGATGCTACAAGTGCCTTGCCTTTAATCTCTCCAAACAGCCTGAAGCTTCCAACCAAATAATTATCCTTGCCAATTTTTCCACTCACCCCTTTTCCCGGAATGTTTTTGAAATTCTGCACTTTTGAAAGTTGAATCCCGCGCGACTTTGCCTCGTTCACTATTGACTCTGCAAGCGGATGCTCGGAGGGCTTCTCAAGGCTTGCAGCAAGGAAAAGCAAGGTCTCCTGCGAAACCTTTGCAATTGGCACAATGTCTGTGACTTTTGGCCTGCCTTCTGTTATTGTTCCAGTCTTGTCGAAAATTATTGCATTGATTTTGTGCATCTGCTCAAGTGCCTCGGCATTTTTGATAAGAACCCCTCTCTGTGCACCAATGCCGGTTCCAACCATTATGGCTGTCGGCGTTGCAAGCCCAAGCGCGCAGGGGCAGGCAATCACAAGCACAGAAACCGCAAGTATCAGGGCAAATGAGAAGGATGCGGCGGCAATGAAATACCAGTAGGCAAATGTAAGTGCTGCAATGACCACCACGACTGGCACAAAGTATGCGCTTATCGTGTCTGCAAAGCGCTGTATGGGTGCGCGGCTTCCCTG is from Candidatus Parvarchaeota archaeon and encodes:
- a CDS encoding copper-translocating P-type ATPase; the encoded protein is TSEAIRKLMDLSPKMAHVIRRGKELDIPSSQVVVGDLVVVKPGERIPVDGAVVEGNSAVDESLVTGESIPVEKIKGSKVIAGSINKHGSFTFKASKVGADTVLAQIVRLVEEAQGSRAPIQRFADTISAYFVPVVVVIAALTFAYWYFIAAASFSFALILAVSVLVIACPCALGLATPTAIMVGTGIGAQRGVLIKNAEALEQMHKINAIIFDKTGTITEGRPKVTDIVPIAKVSQETLLFLAASLEKPSEHPLAESIVNEAKSRGIQLSKVQNFKNIPGKGVSGKIGKDNYLVGSFRLFGEIKGKALVASQALEEQGKTAMFVGLGKQIIGIVAVADQVKATSVQAVGELSKLGIESFLITGDNERTANAIAKKAGIATCFARVLPEEKAQYVKKLQEQGKTVAMVGDGVNDAPALAAANIGIAMGSGTDVAMESGSVVLMRSDPMDVPRSIRLGRATMNKIRQNMFWALVYNVLGIPIAAGVLYTTTGWLLSPIMAGGAMALSSVSVVTNALTLKWIKL